The following nucleotide sequence is from Paracrocinitomix mangrovi.
AAAATAATGGATATAATTCCAAATACCTAGCCGACAACCTTTGGATCTTGGACAAAAAAGGCTATGAATCCAAAAATCCCAACTCAAGTATCTATGCACCAAAAGAAATACTAAATTTTAATGGTCAACCACACTTTCAGATTGGATTAAATAAATTCTTATATGAAGAGGACACTTTTGAAATAGTGTCTTTTTTTACTTATGATGTCGTTCAATTTGATAATACCGTTTTGTTATTAAATCATGTTGTTGGCTTGGACACCCTAATTATGATGTATTCTAATAAAAATTGAAAAACTAGTGCTTACAAAGTAGGTAAAGCACATGTCCGCTATTTTTTTGCAAACTCTCCCGATAGCTATCGGGATCACACGCAATTCAACTACAATTTCATTTTCGTTGAACAAAGTAAATTGTTAGCTTTAGCCAAACGTTATGCAGTATTATAGAAAATGAAGATCTACCTAGTACTTGTCCTTTCTATTGTTCTCTCTAGTTGTCAAATGGAAGTAGGAATGTCAGAGGAATCAGAATCAACAGAGGTAGTGGAAAATGAATCGAATTCAATCGAACCCGAAATAGTTAATATCAATTTACAGGCTAATAACGTTATTCTTTGGAATGAAATTCAAATTGACACTTCGGACTTACATGATTCTATTTCAACTCTGATAATTCGATCTATGTCCAATGGTTCAAGACAATTGGAACTAGATTCTATTGGTACAGTTAATAAAACCAATTATTTGATTTATCTCTATACGGAAAAAATGACTTCGTATGATTTTAATACAAGATTTAAAGAGGTCGTACGTAATTCAATTGACCTCATTAGAGAGGAAAAATCTCAACTTTTTTATCAAAAATCGTTTACTGACCTTTCCACGGAAAGACAATTAAATATAAAGAAGGTCGTAGAACAGTGCACAATCGAAAAAGTGTCACCAGAGTAAAAAACACTTCATAACACAGTAGCTAAAGCTAACGTCCGACACAATCAAGTTTTAAGTTCAGCCTTAAGGCTTATCTTAAAACACGACTCTGTTTCACTTCATCTTGGTGGTGAGTAAACGCTATGTGCTACGCTCGAATTTTATAACTTTACTCAAACCCAAAGATCCTGACACAATTTAACAGCAAATCAATTGAAATGAAAGAAACTGAAAAACACAATGAACGGATTGCCCAATTGGTTTTTGCCTCTGTTTATCCGCACTACGTTACAAAAATTCAGAAAAAAGGAAGATCTGTTGAAGAATTGCATGAAGTTATTGAATGGTTAACCGGTTTCAACGAAAAAGAACTTCAAAAGCTGATTGAAGAAAAAGTAACTTTTGAAACATTTTTTCAAAGAGCAAAATTAAATCCAAATGCGCAGCTGATTACAGGTGTAATTTGTGGATATAGGGTAGAAGAAATAGAAAACCCCTTAACCAAACAAGTAAGGTATTTGGACAAAATAATTGATGAATTGGCAAAGGGTAAGAAGATGGAAAAAATTTTACGTAAATGAATTTGATCTGTAATTTCATTTGACCAATTGCCCACTATAAAACAACTCAAGTGATATGTTCAATAAGTTCAAACAATATTTAACCGAAAAAGAGCACTTTTCAAATGAGGAGCTTGAGTTAATACAATCTGTTGCCAGCACAAAAAATTTACGGAAACATCAATATTTACTTCAAGAGGGTGAGGTTTGTAAGTACAACATATTTGTAGTTAAAGGACTATTAAAAGCATACCATGTAGACGATAAAGGTGTTGAACACATTGTTCAGTTCGCTCCTGAAAATCATTGGACAGGAGACAGAGAAAGTTTACAATCCGGTCAACCTTCAAAGCTAAATATAGACGCCATTGAAAATAGTGAAGTGATTATGTTCACCAATAGCGATCTTAAGATGCTACGTGATAATATTCCCAGCTTCAATAAAATGTCTGAGAAGATTACCAATATGAATGTGCTCACTCTAGAAGGACGAATCTATGCAAACATTACCCTTTCAACCGAAGAAAAATATTACAATTTCATTGAACAACATCCAAGCTTGATCCAGCGCATTCCTCAGCACATGATTGCTTCTTACTTAGGTGTATCCCCTGAAACTTTAAGCCGAATCAGAAGTAATTCCGCCAAGAACAACTAACCATTATCTTATTGAAGATCTGTCTTTTACATTGATTTCATTGATATATGTCAATGTGTTTTTCCTGCAAATGTCATTGGTGTGAGGTACACTTTCTAATGAACTTTGTGATATAAACATTTAAAACAGATATCATGGAAACTACAATTCTAATAGGAAAAGATTATGGATACGCAGATCAAGTACTTGACTTTTACACACAAACTTTAAATCCTCTTTCAGCTGGATATGCAAGAATTAAAGTAAAAGCAGCCGGAATCAATCCAATAGATGCTCGCAGAATGACAGGAGAATTTAAACACTCATCTACACCTCAAGCTTTTGGAACTGAATTTGCCGGTGAAATAGTTGAGATTAATGGATCCACTACATTTCAAAAAGGAGATGCCGTATTGGGTTCAGGTGGACAATTTACACATGCATCTATCATTGATGTTCCTGTCGTAAACCTGGTAGCAAAACCTCAAAATATTTCATGGGAAGTAGCTGGTTCTTTGGCAGGTGTAGCACAAACCGCTATGACAATTATTGATGAGCTAGGCCCTATAAAGTCATTGCTTATTCACGGAGCTTCTGGCGGAGTTGGTTCAATAAGCATTCAGCTTGCAGTGGAACGTGGAATTGAAGTGGTAGCAACAGCTTCAGCAAAAAACCAGGAATATTTAAAAAATTTAGGTGCCACACCCGTTGAATATGGTCCGGGTTTAATTGAAAGGATTAAGGCTATTCATCCTGCTGAATTTGATGCTTCAGTAGATATGGTTGGAACTGAAGAAGCCACCCAAGCATCTTTAGCAACTGTGAAAGCAGATGGCCAAATGCGAGCTATTTCAGGAAGACCTTTATCTTCAAACAAAATTCAGGCACTTTGGGTTAAACGAAATGTGAACAATCTACAGTATGTTGTTGATGGCATCTCAAGCGATAAGTTTCAATGGACAATAGATTCGGTTTTCCCTTTTAGTGAAGCTAAATCAGCTTATTCACAAATCCTAGAAGGTCACAATAGAGGGAAAGTAGTTTTAGCATTTTAATTTAAATAAATTTATAGTCATGAATAATCATTCAATAATTCAAATTGAACCATTAGGTTCTCCCTGGAAAGCCCAAGATCCTTTTTTATTTGGGGCCTATCACAGGGATGAATACCCAAAAGGGAACGAAAATTTAGGTCTTAATCCTGATCAGATAAAAGGAAGATATGTTGGTCAGGATTTTAACCTCAAAGATGGATTTAGAATGTACCATGGCAGCATGGTTCCAGGATTTCCTTACCATCCACACAGAGGTTTTGAAACGATAACCATTGTAAAAGAAGGCGTAATTGATCACAGTGATTCACTTGGAGGTGCCGGAAGATTTAAAGAAGGTGATGTACAATGGATGACCGCTGGTAAAGGAATTCAGCATTCAGAGATGTTTCCATTACTAAATTCTGACAAAGACAATCCACTTGAAATCTTCCAAATTTGGCTCAACCTTCCTAAGAAAAGCAAATTGGTTGAGCCACATTATAAGATGTTATGGAAAGAATCTATTCCGGTAATTCAATCAAAAGATGAAAGCGGAAAAATTACGGAAATTGATCTAATAGCCGGATCTGTAGATGATATCAATGCACCCAATCCAACTCCGGATTCATGGGCAGCAGATGCAGCAAATGAAGTAGCAGTTTTCACTATAAAAATGGAAGCAGGAGCAAGCTGGAATTTGCCTCAAGCTTCAGTCAATGTCAACAGAAATTTATACTTCTATAGAGGAAAAAACATCTCCATAAACGATCAAACGATTGAAGCAAATAACAGAATTACATTAAATACTTTAGACAAAGTCACAATTGTAAATGGAGATGAAGAGGCGTATTTTCTTTTTCTTCAAGGTAAACCAATAGGAGAACCAGTGGTGCAGTATGGTCCTTTTGTCATGAATAGTGAGCAAGAGATCAGAGATACAATAAATGAATATCAGAAAACACAATTTGGAGGTTGGCCATGGCCAATGAAAGAACAGGTTTGGGATAGAGATAAAGGAAGATTTGCAAAGTATGATGATGGTAGGGAAGATCTCAAATAAGGCTAAAATCAGTATTCTAGGATGTGGATGGTTGGGAATTCCTTTGGGAAAAAAACTTGCTAAAAATGGCTTCAATGTTAAAGGTTCTACCACTTCTACATCAAAAATTGCGGTTTTAGAAGATGCACATATTTCGCCTTTTTTGATTGGATCAGATTTGGACAAAAGTGTTCTACGGGATTTTTTAAAAGCCGAAATACTTATTGTTTCAACGCCACCTATGGAGCTATCTTTTTGGCATTCAATGCTACCGGAAATTGAAAAATCTACCGTTTCCAAAGTGATCTTTTTTAGCTCCACCTCCGTGTATGAAAAATCAGCATCTGAAATCACTGAATTATCACAAACAAAGGACAATAAACTAAGTGCTGCTGAAGAATATTTTATCAATAATCCGCATTTTGAAACCACAATTATTCGATTTGGCGGCTTAATTGGGCCCGACAGAAATCCTGCTTTCTTTTTTAAGAATGGGAAAAAAATTAAAAACCCAAAAGGCCCGGTTAATTTGATTCATCAGCAAGATTGTATAGGAATTGTACTGGAAATTATCAAAAAGGAAAGTTGGGGTGAAATCTACAATGCCTGCTCAAATAGTCATCCCACTAAAATGGAATTTTACTCAAAATGTGCATTAGATTTTAATCAATCGGTACCTTTAGTAGATAATGAATCCCAAACTGAAATTAAAATTGTTTCACCAGCAAAAATCATTACAAAACTGGGATATAACTTTGTCTTCAATGATTTAATGAACATAGCTACAGAAAACTAATCATAATGCTAAAAGCCATTATATACGACTTAGACCATACGCTTTTTGATCCTCACACAATCGATAAGGGCATTTTTAATTTTGTATTTAAATTTCTTAAGGAGAATCAAAAGGTAGCGCAAGAAGATATTGAGCATGATTTCTTTACTATTTCCCTTAATGCTTTCATTGAAAAACACGTTGAAACATCCATCCATGAAGCATTTGTGGAGATTTTAAGAACCATTCCTCCCCTTGGAAAACTGAATCTTTATGAAAGTGAAGTACCCGTTTGCAAAGATGGGATCACGAATTATCTTGTTACATCCGGACTTCGCGAATATCAGAACAATAAAATTGACAGTTTAGGAATCCGTAATTGGTTTGCTGAAATTTTTATTGATGATCCATTTGAATCAATGTGGACCGACAAGCAAGAAATATTTGAATACATCATTCAATCCTATAATTACAAACCCAAAGAATTACTCATTGTTGGTGATAATCCCAATTCGGAAATTGCCGCTGGAAACCGCTTAGGTATAACAACAATTCAAATTTTAAGGAAAGGGATACAAGCCGCTAAAAATGCTGATTTTCACATGAAATCAGTTGGTGAGGTGAATGAGTATATATTAGAACATTCCGTGTAAATTATAAAACTGTTATCGAGATCAGGAAAGTCAGGTACGCACATATTTCAATATATTTACCTAATTGTAATAGCGAACTATCTATGTCATAAGAAGATATAATGAACTTTTTTCGTTCTATACAAAGCAGATTAATTGGTAAAGCTTTAGCGCAATGTCCCGATCCTTTTGAAGAGGGGAAAGTAATTGTCATGTTCAACTTTAGCATTGTCATGATGATTTTGACAGTGCCATATATAGTTGCTTCTTTTGATCAATTTATTGGCCATCTCATATCAGGAATAGCTCAAATAATATTGCTGCTTTTGGTTATTTTTTGGTTGATTAAAGGATACAGAATCAGTTTGGCAAAAAACGCCTTTCTTGCCATGTTCATTGTAATGCATCTTTTCCATTTTATTGTAAGTAATGGTGCCATTTTTATACAAGGAATACTATTCATGATCTTATTAGCCTTGTTTGCATTTTTCTTATTTGGAAGAAAAGTTGGCTGGATAACATTTATTACACTAATAATTCTAGTGGTTGCAGGCATCTACAACACTAGTTCCAATTATGCACTTTTTTACATGCCAATAGAGTTTGCTGATCAAGAAGCCAGTAGCGGTAAAGGACAATTGATTATTCTCCTTCCTATGTTGATGATAGTTTATTTAGTAAGTGAATTTGTGGCAGCCCAGAAAAAAGCTCAAGTAAGAATAAACAGGCAAAACAAAGATTTATCAGAGAAGAACAAAGAGATTAATGACAGTATCAACTATGCAAAACGAATTCAATCTGCTATACTTCCACCAGTTAAATTAATCAAGCAGCATCTACCAAATTCTTTTATACTTTATAAACCAAAAGATATTGTTGCCGGCGACTTCTATTGGTTGGAAACAATCAATGACACTGTTTATTTTGCTGCCGCAGATTGCACAGGTCATGGGGTTCCTGGCGCTATGGTTTCTGTTATTTGTAACGGTAGTTTAAACCGAACAGTTAATGAATTTAATATTTCAGAACCTAACCTAATTCTAGATAAAACCAGAGATCTAGTAATTCAAGAATTTGAAAAATCCGAAGAAGTTGTGAAAGACGGTATGGATATCGCTCTTGTTTCGCTTACGCTCAATAAAAAGAATGATAGTGGGAATGAAGATAACTCTCTATCTCATTCTCATCCTCATTCTGTTCTAAAGTATGCGGGAGCTCATAATCCTTTGTGGATAATTAGAAAGGGATCGAATACAGTTGAAGAAATAAATGCAGACAAACAACCAATTGGAAAATATACTGCTCCTAAACCTTACAGTTTACATTCAACTGAATTAAAACCTGGAGATACTATTTATATATTCTCTGACGGATATGTCGATCAGTTTGGAGGAGAAAAAGGAAAAAAATTCAAAGCCAAAAACTTTAAAGCCCTTTTGGTTTCTATTCAGCATGAAAGTATGGAACGTCAAAGAGAACTTATTGATCAAACTTTTGAAAATTGGAAAGGTGATTTAGAGCAACTGGATGATGTTTGCGTAATTGGTGTGAGAATATAATTCGAACATCAATTAAAGCAGTTTATCCTGACCGCGTGTCGCAAAAGCTTTAGCGGTGGCGCAGTCTGTCTAAGGGTAATTGGAATAAGGGTATAGAATTAAAAGATCTTGGTTCAATAACCAACCTTTTCATCCAACATTACCGTTACTTACCCTAGATAGATTAAATTATTAATTTAGAATACGTTTAACCCAAAATCAATTATGAAAAAGATATTATTAGCAGTTATTCCTGTTTTGTTACTTCTGGCTTCATGTAATAATCAACCACCTTCTGATGTGACACTTCATACTATTACACAAGATGTTGATGGTATTCAAATAAGTTGGGATCAAAGTTCAGATGGTAATTTTAGCTCATATAAGTTATACAAACACAATTCATCAGGTTTAGATGAAACTACAGGAGAATTGATTCATGTAGCAACTTCAGCAACGGATATTTCATTTACAGATGTAGATTTTAATCCGCTTCAAACATACTATTATAGAGTATATGTAGAGAACGATAATGGTTTGTCTAACGGAAGTAACATTCAGTCTATCACTACAGAAACTATTACCATAGTAAGTAATGGAAGTTTTGAAGAAGGCAACACAATTCCAACTTCCTGGACATTGATAAAAAACAACATCAATGAACCATTGAATGAGATTGAACTTGATAACACCACCGCGGCAGATGGGTCAAGAAGTTTAAAATTCCATCAAGAAGCAAGTCCAGGTTGTTATGAGCAGTGGATTTATCAATCAGTATCTCTTTCTGATTTGACTCCTGGTGGAACCTATGAATTTTCATTCAGTTATTATTCAGGAAATATTGCTGTAAATCATTACGGACCTGATATGGGATTCAGAATTTACAATGGTCAATTTGACATTCAAATAGATTTACCGGATTTCCCCGGAGATGGACAGTGGCATGATTTTGCCAACAACTTTATATTGCCAAGCAATCTAGGTTCAACAGATCCTACCATCATGATTCATTTTTGCATTGAAGGATCTACTGATTGGTGGATTGATAATATTAATGTGGTTAAGGTGCAATAATGTAAAACTGCATAAACATTTATTATCAAGCATTTGAAACAATAATATCCTTTTCATTGGGTTTAAATAAATTAATGTCAAAGCTCAAATTTATTATTATACTAGTTCCTCTCTTTCTCTTTTCGTGCAGAAAAGATGAGACGGATTTGACAATTAATCTAGTAGGATCATATGATTTGCAAACGCATTATAAATTTAATTGTGGGTGTACTGTTGATTCGGCAAATATTGACACGGTTTATCATAATATTGGAAGTATAACCAAAGCTTCAAACAATTCAATTACTATAAATGGCTCTGTAACACATACTTTTGAAATTAATAGTTCAGGAGAAATATTGAAAGAAAGCGAAACAGCTTGGGTTCCAATTGTAATTGGGAGGTTTTTTCAAACTGACTCAATTGAATATTCTACAGGGGACAACTTTAGCGGCAAGTCGTGGAATTACCACATACTAGGAAAGAAATTGCAGTAATCAACCAATACTTCTTTTAGAATTTGAATCTTATGTTCTGTATTATATGATTGATCACCCGTCACTTTCGGCCTCTTTCAAAAAGTAATTATAAGCTGCTGTCAACAGTAAGACAAACAATGCAGATGCTACACCTATTATTACTCCCTGGTTGCAATGCATGCTCAGTGAAATCCGAATAAAAATTGTAGCCAAAACAAAGGCTGAATACCTGAATATTCTGATATAGCTCAATGAATATCTGAGTGCGATTAAAACAATGATAATATCACTAAACACCAGCATGGTATAAAAGAGGTTAAACGAGTGAGGATATTTACCTGTTGTAATAAAAGTGACGGCGTCAAAAACGCCAATTACTATAAATGAAATCAACAACAATAAACTCAACAACTTCTTTGATTGAATAAAGGTTTGTTGTTCCTTATCTGTTTTAGTAATTCTTATGTGTTTTTGCAATCTCAATGTAAAACCAATGATCGCAAAAATGGCCAATGCACCACCTCCATAAACAAACATGTTGAACAATGGAGGTGAATCAAGGCTCCACTCAGATAAATGATGAATTTGACTAAACTCTTTGAAGGCCGATCGCAAATAAATCAATGAAAGCAATTCAAACTGTTTGGTAACAGACTGTGCAACTGATTTGGGTAAAGTAAAAATGAGGCTGAGCAACTCTGTAAGCAAGAGCAATGTAAATGCTAACTCAATGGCAACAAAGGGGTAATTAAAATACTTTTGAAAAAACGGAATCTCAACAAATTGGCCCAATGAATAGGCTAAAATTCCTAAAATAAAAGTCACTACAAAAGTGGTGCTAGTGGCTTTATGTACCGTCTTGCTTTCCCAAAATTCTTTCAAATAATCAAAAATCCTGTCAGACAAGGTGTACATTACATTCATTCCACTTTTTGAACGAAACTATGACATGTAAATGTTTTTTTCAGTCACATATGTCACATAAGGGTGGATTACGATTTAACCATTATTCCTAAAAATCTGTTCTTAGATTTTTGAAAACTTCTTTTTGACGATATCTCCACTATCTGTAATAAATGAGATTACATAAACCCCATCCTTCAATGCACTCACATCAATTGACAAATTAGATGACTGACTTTGACCCACCATTACTTTTTGGCCAGAAATTGAATACATTTCATACTTAACAACTTGATCATTAATCGACTGAATTTTCAATGTTTCGCTAACCGGATTAGGGTACAATAAATCATCTGAGAAACCATTCTCCTCTATACTTGCCACATCTAATCCAAATATCCTGGCATGTCCGGCATCTACTCCTCCTCCGTCATTTTTGTATGATCCCAAAATAATATTTGCACCTGTATAATCAATCTTAACACCTTTTGACCTTCCTAACCAATCATCTTTTGCTTCTCCATAAATATTATCTCCAATTTGATTCCATTGATTTCCTGACATCATATAAACATAGGCCGACCCCGCATTTGTATCTAAATCGTCATTACCCCATGCACTTGCCAATAAAAAATTTCCATCCGCACTGATATCAATTCCGGCTCCAAAATAATTTGTTGGTTCAAATCCAACCAACTCCTGACCATGCTGCACCCAATTACCTCCATCCCATTTATAACAAATTACAAGACCGTTATTTGAATCCATTCCACTGTTGCGTTCAGGCGCACCTAAAGCAATTATGGAACCATCCCAATTCATGGCTACAGATGTACCCAGTTTGTCACCCATATCAATTTCATTTAATGTGGCCCCTTTTTGAATCCAATCTGATCCGCTCCATTCAAACACTTTTACATAACTGCCTGCCATAGGTCCAAAAGGATAAGGTGCCCCTACAACAATTGTATTTCCATCTTCAGAAATATCAGTACTGTGTCCAAAACCCTGGTTGGAAGATACTCCGTGTAAACTGCTCCCTTTTTGTATCCAATCTAATCCATCCCATTCAAAAACTCTACAAATACCGGATTGGGTAGCCGAATCTGAGTTTAATGGTGCCGAAACTACTATGGTACTGCCATCTCCGTTCATAGCAACTGTTCCCTGATTGTCTCCTGCACTTGCACCCATTATTTTATTACCCATTTGCATCCAATCGGCTCCGTCCCACTCAAAAACTTTAACATATCCTGAATCTGAATTAAAATAGCTACCGGGAGCACCTATTACCGCTCTATTCCCTTGATTACTCAAACAAACAAAAGCACCAAATTTGTCCTCCGGATTTTCACCGTTTAGTGTTGAACCTAACTGTTGCCAGTCAGCACCATTCCATTCCAAAATATTTACATATCCTGAACCTGTTCTGGATCCGATAGCTACAATACTACCACTAGAATCAATTGAAACACCATAACCATACTCAGCATTTGAAGAATTACCGTCCTGATCAATTCCTTTTTGAATCCAATTTTGAGCTTGCACCGAAACAAATGCAAGTGACAGAGAAATGAAAGCTATAATTTTTTTCATGGGTATAAAATTTGAGACTAAAATAAGACAGCTTTTACTCAGGTCAAATGATAATTATCATTCTATCTGCTGATAATTAGATTGTTCAAAGAATATTGCTAAAATCACATTCAACCAATGCTTGCCGATTTTCAATATATTTACCGAAAATTCATTTGCTGTTGCCATGAAAAAGTACCTTTTAGTTTTCTCCTTACTTATCTCCTCTTTCAGTTTTTCTCAATTACATTCTGTAGGATTTCACGTAGGTGGTATGGGTTCAAGTGTTGGTAAAACATTTTGGGATGGAGACGCAAAGATTAAGTATTCACTTACCGGTGGTTTAAACTATCAATACAGATTTACTTCTCACCTTACATTGGGAGGAAATCTGGAATATACCCAATTTGGAGCACAAGTTCCGATTGAATTCACTGATCAAGCAGGTAATTATGTCGCTACTGTGTATTCATCTTATGATTGGAATTTTATCAGTATTCCTATGATGGTTGGATTTGAAATGGGAGGAAAATTTAGAATTAAACCCAAAGTTGGTATTGTTCCCAATATTCTTACATCAATGGTGTATAATTTTAAACCATATACAGGAGGAAACCTTGTTTTAAAAGCCACTAAAACAAGTTTTTATTCAGATGCCAACAAATTTGATTTAGGTTCATTGATAGGATTTGATATGTCCGTTCCATTTCATTCTGGAGTTGTTTTTTTGGGAGTTGATTTTAGATACAGCATCACCAAATTGAACAACGACAATTTTTTCAATGAGTCATTGTATGACACATACAGAAACAAAGGTTTATCAGCTGTTTTTGGTGTTAGATTCAGTGTAGGTAAACCTGAAGTTGAAGGTCCTACAGATATCATTGATGATCCGGTGAAATAGACTAGTTTACTCCTGAACTATTAAACTGTTCAAATCAAACCTACCTTCCGTTACTTTGATTGTATCAGACGTTGGTGGATACAAGCAAGTAAATTCAAACTGGCCTGAGACAATATTTTCCTCTGTATCTATTCTTGTAATATTGACTTGATAATTAGACGTTGTATCAATTATATACTCATAATCAGGGGCATCTTCAATCAACTCTTTGTATGGGGCATATGAATCATCTAAACTTAAATTATGACTGCCTGTATTAAATATTCCTTCTGACACATGTATGTGCATGTAAATCCAGTTTTCATAATCACTGATATTTCTAATTCTGATCCACAACCTTCCAGAAGATGTATAATATTTGGGATAATCTATGCCCCAATAGTAAATATTTCCCTTAGGAAGAAAAACTTCACCGTTGATCTTGCAACCAAAAGTATTAGCACCAATTTGAGTGGCTTCTGGAAGTTGTTTGACTACCTCTGTTGTCTGTTTGTCTTTTTTACAAGCAATTAACGACATTCCCAGTGCGATTAATGTTATCAGGACGAATCTCAATATTATAAGTTTTGGTTATGAAAATACAATTCTGATTTAGTAAACGACAAGTTAACTTTATTCGTTGGAATATTAAAGATCAACGCATTACGAACAGAATTTACTATATTCAATTTGTATATGAAAAAGTCAAAGTATCATCACCTCGTTTTTGGTATCAGCCTCCTCCTCTTCACTGCTTTGTTTTCTTGCCGTAAAAAGGAAGTAAGATATGAAGGAACCTATGTTGGTACTGAGAGAATTTTTCAAATGGACTCAGGCGTTATTATCTTTGATTCTTCCTATAATCAAATGGTAACCGTTGAATACAGTAAGAAAAAGTATACCATTAAACGCATATTCAATAATTCAACAAACTTTGAATACATAGATCCGCACAACTCATTTATGGATGGATCTGCCGGCTTTGGAGATTGCGCAGATGATGGACAAGGAAATCTAAGTTGCCTAAGCAGCTGGAGGCATTTTTATGATGCTGACAGCATGAGAATAGATGATGGAAGTAGTTCAGGGAACCTTTCCACACAGCTTATCTTTTTAGGAAAGCGTTTAGAAGAATAAATCCATTGAATTAAATGGAAGATAATTATTCAGAAACGCATAAAACCTGGGACAAACTAGCTCAACTTTATGAGGAGAAATTCATGGAGCTTGATCTTTATGATGATACTTACCAAAAGTTTTGTGATTTATTGACTTCAACCAATGCATCAGTTCTTGAAATTGGATGCGGCCCGGGCAATATTACACGTCAAATTCTCAACATAAATCCAATGCTGAATGTACTGGCAACAGATGTTTCAAAAAACATGGTTGAATTGGCCCAAAAAAATAATCCCAATGCTAAAGTTCAGGTTTTAGATGGCAGAGATTTAAATACCTTAAAAAGCCAGTTTGATGGTGTAGTATGT
It contains:
- a CDS encoding fibronectin type III domain-containing protein, with translation MKKILLAVIPVLLLLASCNNQPPSDVTLHTITQDVDGIQISWDQSSDGNFSSYKLYKHNSSGLDETTGELIHVATSATDISFTDVDFNPLQTYYYRVYVENDNGLSNGSNIQSITTETITIVSNGSFEEGNTIPTSWTLIKNNINEPLNEIELDNTTAADGSRSLKFHQEASPGCYEQWIYQSVSLSDLTPGGTYEFSFSYYSGNIAVNHYGPDMGFRIYNGQFDIQIDLPDFPGDGQWHDFANNFILPSNLGSTDPTIMIHFCIEGSTDWWIDNINVVKVQ
- a CDS encoding T9SS type A sorting domain-containing protein — encoded protein: MKKIIAFISLSLAFVSVQAQNWIQKGIDQDGNSSNAEYGYGVSIDSSGSIVAIGSRTGSGYVNILEWNGADWQQLGSTLNGENPEDKFGAFVCLSNQGNRAVIGAPGSYFNSDSGYVKVFEWDGADWMQMGNKIMGASAGDNQGTVAMNGDGSTIVVSAPLNSDSATQSGICRVFEWDGLDWIQKGSSLHGVSSNQGFGHSTDISEDGNTIVVGAPYPFGPMAGSYVKVFEWSGSDWIQKGATLNEIDMGDKLGTSVAMNWDGSIIALGAPERNSGMDSNNGLVICYKWDGGNWVQHGQELVGFEPTNYFGAGIDISADGNFLLASAWGNDDLDTNAGSAYVYMMSGNQWNQIGDNIYGEAKDDWLGRSKGVKIDYTGANIILGSYKNDGGGVDAGHARIFGLDVASIEENGFSDDLLYPNPVSETLKIQSINDQVVKYEMYSISGQKVMVGQSQSSNLSIDVSALKDGVYVISFITDSGDIVKKKFSKI
- a CDS encoding outer membrane beta-barrel protein, with the protein product MKKYLLVFSLLISSFSFSQLHSVGFHVGGMGSSVGKTFWDGDAKIKYSLTGGLNYQYRFTSHLTLGGNLEYTQFGAQVPIEFTDQAGNYVATVYSSYDWNFISIPMMVGFEMGGKFRIKPKVGIVPNILTSMVYNFKPYTGGNLVLKATKTSFYSDANKFDLGSLIGFDMSVPFHSGVVFLGVDFRYSITKLNNDNFFNESLYDTYRNKGLSAVFGVRFSVGKPEVEGPTDIIDDPVK
- a CDS encoding class I SAM-dependent methyltransferase; translated protein: MEDNYSETHKTWDKLAQLYEEKFMELDLYDDTYQKFCDLLTSTNASVLEIGCGPGNITRQILNINPMLNVLATDVSKNMVELAQKNNPNAKVQVLDGRDLNTLKSQFDGVVCGFIIPYLSENDTSTLIKNCSKTLYDKGVFYLSFVEGNPAKSGFITGATGDRSYFHYYEFNTIKQLLNLNGLSIAEHYGKQFKKTDNSIENHTIILARKD